From Nomascus leucogenys isolate Asia chromosome 15, Asia_NLE_v1, whole genome shotgun sequence, a single genomic window includes:
- the JRKL gene encoding jerky protein homolog-like produces the protein MSGKRKRVVLTIKDKLDIIKKLEDGGSSKQLAVIYGIGETTVRDIRKNKEKIITYASSSDSTSLLAKRKSMKPSMYEELDRAMLEWFNQQRAKGNPVSGPICAKRAEFFFYALGMDGDFNPSAGWLTRFKQRHSIREINIRNERLNGDETAVEDFCNNFRDFIERENLQPEQIYNADETGLFWKCLPSRISIIKGKCTVPGHKSIEERVTIMCCANATGLHKLKLCVVGKAKKPRSFKSTDTLNLPVSYFSQKGAWMDLSIFRQWFDKIFVPQVREYLRSKGLQEKAVLLLDNSPTHPNENVLRSDDGQIFAKYLPPNVASLIQPSDQGVIATMKRNYRAGLLQNNLEEGNDLKSFWKKLTLLDALYEIAMAWNLVKPVTISRAWKKILPMVEEKESLNFDGEDISVATVATILQHTKGLENVTTENLEKWLEVDSTEPGYEVLTDSEIIRRAQGQADESSENEEEEIELIPEKHINHAAALQWTENLLDYLEQQGDMILPDRLVIRKLRATIRNKQKMTKSSQ, from the coding sequence ATGTCGGGGAAACGGAAGCGTGTAGTGTTGACTATTAAAGATAAGCTTGATATAATAAAGAAACTTGAAGACGGAGGTTCTTCCAAACAACTGGCAGTGATTTATGGAATTGGTGAAACAACAGTTCgggatataagaaaaaataaggaaaagattaTAACTTATGCAAGCAGTTCTGATTCCACAAGTCTTTTGGCCAAGAGGAAATCTATGAAACCATCCATGTATGAGGAATTGGACAGGGCAATGCTGGAATGGTTCAACCAGCAAAGAGCAAAAGGGAATCCCGTATCGGGACCAATTTGTGCAAAAAGGGCAGAGTTCTTCTTTTATGCTTTGGGAATGGATGGTGATTTTAACCCCTCTGCCGGTTGGCTAACTCGTTTTAAGCAGCGGCACAGCATTAGGGAGATTAACATTAGAAATGAAAGATTAAATGGAGATGAGACTGCGGTGGAAGATTTTTGTAACAACTTTCGAGATTTTATTGAACGAGAGAATTTACAGCCTGAACAAATCTACAATGCAGATGAAACTGGACTCTTTTGGAAGTGCTTGCCTTCTAGGATTTCAATAATCAAAGGTAAATGCACTGTCCCTGGGCACAAATCAATTGAAGAAAGAGTCACAATCATGTGTTGTGCCAATGCGACAGGTTTACACAAACTTAAACTTTGTGTTGTGGGGAAAGCAAAGAAACCTCGCTCCTTTAAATCAACTGACACCTTAAACCTGCCAGTCTCTTATTTCAGCCAAAAAGGTGCATGGATGGATCTTTCCATTTTCCGACAATGGTTTGATAAAATTTTTGTGCCGCAAGTTCGAGAGTATTTAAGATCTAAAGGCTTGCAGGAAAAGGCTGTGCTCTTGTTGGATAATTCACCAACACATCCAAATGAAAATGTCCTAAGGTCAGATGATGgccaaatatttgctaaatatttacCACCTAATGTGGCCTCATTGATTCAGCCTTCAGATCAGGGAGTCATAGCAACGATGAAGAGAAATTATCGTGCAGGTCTTCTCCAGAACAACTTGGAAGAAGGTAATGACCTGAAATCATTCTGGAAGAAGCTAACTCTGCTGGATGCACTTTATGAAATCGCAATGGCCTGGAACTTAGTAAAACCAGTTACCATTAGCAGAGCATGGAAGAAGATTCTCCCGATGGTAGAGGAGAAAGAGAGCTTGAACTTTGATGGTGAAGATATTTCTGTGGCTACTGTGGCTACCATTTTACAACACACCAAAGGATTGGAAAATGTGACTACTGAGAACCTTGAAAAATGGCTTGAAGTAGACAGTACTGAACCAGGCTATGAAGTGTTAACTGATAGCGAAATAATCAGAAGAGCACAAGGCCAGGCAGATGAATCCAGTGAaaatgaagaggaggaaataGAACTAATTCCAGAGAAACATATTAATCATGCAGCTGCTCTCCAATGGACTGAAAATTTATTGGATTATCTAGAACAACAAGGTGATATGATTCTACCTGATAGACTGGTAATACGTAAACTTCGAGCCACCATCAGAAATAAACAGAAGATGACAAAGTCAAGTCAATAa